The Apis cerana isolate GH-2021 linkage group LG12, AcerK_1.0, whole genome shotgun sequence genome window below encodes:
- the LOC107992679 gene encoding odorant receptor Or2-like produces the protein MVRLGRSSGGRDMNGGDASMIMTATFMKLVGLWTARNRRERRARKFALIYTVAAMLFALWIEFTDFYHSFGDFSTCLFNICNIIYITMPLLKIFVIVLNKKDFFYLIFYTEKNFYKDNYDKHEQQIFTNCRRQCIIFVCFLTFSTKGTLVCYVLSPLVENIGKNQSERVLPFNMWVNLPLSASPYYEIIFTIQVLSLYHIGVGYFCFDNLLCVLNLQLAGQFQILQYKMTNMVDLLKEKNEKRIINSSYFAKKCYEAFKKYIREHQALIGYCEKLEKVFSLIILWQVLTFSLIICLDGYQILLSESPVRRRLIFGFHLAACICQLLMFTYSCDCIIQESSSVASAVYDGPWPSLSEGGSGRTMRKDLTLVILRSGVPCCLTARGFFVVSLETYTRVLSTAISYFTLLRQSTLEID, from the exons ATGGTCCGCCTCGGTCGATCATCAGGGGGGCGTGATATGAACGGCGGCGACGCATCCATGATCATGACCGCGACTTTCATGAAACTCGTCGGATTATGGACGGCGAGGAACAGGCGGGAGCGGCGCGCAAGGAAATTCGCCCTGATTTACACCGTGGCGGCGATGCTGTTCGCCCTGTGGATAGAGTTCACGGATTTTTACCACTCCTTCGGCGATTTTAGC ACgtgtctttttaatatatgtaacatCATATACATAACGATGCCCCTGTTGAAGATATTCGTGAtagttttgaataaaaaagattttttctaCCTAATCTTCTATacggagaaaaatttctacaagGATAATTACGACAAGCACGAGCAGCAAATCTTCACTAACTGTCGACGTCAATGTATCATTTTTGTTTGCTTTCTCACATTTTCCACGAAAGGGACTCTCGTTTGTTACGTGCTCAGCCCGCTCGTCG aaaatatcgGGAAAAATCAATCGGAAAGGGTACTCCCGTTCAATATGTGGGTCAATTTACCGCTGTCGGCGTCgccatattatgaaataatattcacgATACAG GTTTTATCCTTGTATCACATCGGGGTTGGTTATTTCTGTTTCGACAACTTGCTGTGCGTTTTGAATTTACAACTGGCCGGCCAGTTTCAAATATTGCAATACAAAATGACCAACATGGTTGATTTGTTGAAAGAGAAGAACGAGAAACGGATAATAAACTCGTCCTACTTTGCCAAGAAGTGTTACGAGGCTTTCAAGAAGTACATCCGCGAGCATCAGGCGCTCATAGGTTACTGCGAGAAACTCGAAAAAGTATTCAGTTTGATCATTCTTTGGCAAGTGTTGACCTTCAGTTTGATAATATGCCTCGATGGCTACCAAATACTTTTG TCAGAGTCGCCCGTTAGAAGGCGATTGATTTTCGGCTTCCATTTGGCAGCGTGTATTTGCCAATTACTGATGTTCACCTACAGCTGCGACTGCATCATACAAGAGAGCTCGAGCGTGGCCTCGGCGGTGTACGACGGGCCTTGGCCATCGCTGTCGGAGGGCGGAAGCGGTCGAACAATGCGCAAAGACTTGACACTCGTCATTCTGAGGTCTGGCGTGCCTTGCTGCCTAACGGCCCGGGGATTCTTCGTCGTGTCTCTGGAAACGTACACCAGG GTTTTAAGTACtgcaatatcatattttacattattaaggCAAAGTACtttagaaattgattaa